One segment of Odontesthes bonariensis isolate fOdoBon6 chromosome 1, fOdoBon6.hap1, whole genome shotgun sequence DNA contains the following:
- the ankrd11 gene encoding ankyrin repeat domain-containing protein 11 isoform X2, translating into MPKGGGSKTPQLDHFPLNTDMVEKQGGKKDKVLSNKTPKLDRSDGVKEMKEKASKRKLPFTAGANGDQKDSDSEKPGPERKRIKKEPTNTRKAGLPFGMGMPGIRAGYPLSERQQVALLMQMTAEESINSPDTTPKHQSQSGLGQKGTPNSASKTKDKVNKRNERGETRLHRAAIRGEVRRIKELISEGADVNVKDFAGWTALHEACNRGYYDVAKQLLAAGAEVNTKGLDDDTPLHDASNNGHFKVVKLLLRYGGDPRQSNRRGETPLKVANSQTMLNLLLGKGTYTSSEESSSESSEEEDAPSFAPSSSVDGNNTDSEFEKGLKLKGKTADPPKSAVTPVKDEYEFDEDDEEERVPPVDDKHLLKKDFRKESIVKTNSFISIPKVEVKTYSKSNSLTPKKTVRRIISDSNSSDEDDRTCFTPAPTPRQQAQQTNAKTRDSGSLSSKQQKDKNKVKKKRKKESKNNVSKEVRFGKVNDKFCTSDSDCGDMESEDDKGSNSIKDSSTMNLKESPGFNASSSSSHGNLNSQKQAPSLAEQHPKQWRTDGWKTVSSPTWSDVSSLSDSVRTRLSSESDYSSADSSVESIKQVKRKAQESKKKNNNVHSNTVDKKNSDLYKNSIAESAASKTDVDGKVLKKHKAKHKHKNKEKDKAPSLVLNQDMNEKFVKSFSFDFDDSRQKSLIVESESTPESKVKLSKHEKEHSKKEDRLLKTKSEDKDWSSGKDSQRSAKEEKNKKTKDFTKDKTNKEEREKPVKSDKERNFKEKEKPKEEKQKAHKEEKKKKSKEKSSSKADRKSEQKEEKHLKVDKEKNIKEEKEKCKKDKILKEESENDGYDINNRFLNPEDTKLSASDDHHDNWGSEMSSDSSLYGDDSWDAPVKEVKEVKEYKSNNTVKLIVETVKEETRRKDNKVKDKKSDHSDKRSEKEATSKKKDKDSSEKTNEKKKDWSEKQKLNSGHSVDKEKKRKESTDIVKDKKDKDSLDNSRDRKDPYDFIKDRKDLKIKQESIADEYGSDTFFKDVDGFGKSCDIRERNHSGKEKEKKSEGMEKREKTKADKHKEKTKDRGVDQEKDKSERSSTEKTVKGKDADRGTKDKKEGAKDKHKDSHGKDKDRKMSSEQTKDKKEKASLDKHADRERDFLEVKKEERKTEKIREKPFYEIDDIFTDESDDDDDGDGYNRGVVLGSDSIRKESTPDRDELDHFPSEKIRKSSAEAKHNTDKAKEHKEKKKDKAIFDTGKERKGSLEKHNKDKKDSVDVKHKERKDRMSLDSNQEKKNKQKLMDKRDTSEEKTKSKYKDKQDHSKERKLSKGSGENEKSLLEKLEEEAMNDYKDDSNDKNSEISSDSFTDRGHEPVLTSYYEPISLTDISEARRDSLSISTPQDKFREKERHRHSSSSSSKKSHDKEKEKVKKDKGDKRDKTGEIRESYSRRESLPFEKEPMPLEADPYTFPFGGKGDGEDDFDKTLEFEKEMSKKDKEKATGIISDRMKDKKKKEKHKEKLKEEKNKYIDGFGAFKHSKEDVKLGLKDSPQVTVLKDRSKEQSPKFDLKKDRNRDTLDKDNRVDHSKSKAKDENEKLTQAKDTVRKDNRPREKLLVDDENQMTSFGQMLSLRDQEIGARLKKQKEKMKQMEKLRPKSGDLKLKDKARSTEEVRKNRSELSSKKSNSMEAGLKEKKLKDVGLPAQMMSPGRKFQPTDSQNSKDWLAGPQMKENLPASPRPDQNRPTGVPTPTSVISCPSFEEVMQTPRTPSCSPEDYHDIMLDGLDCQNSSAMTMSMNACSPSFFERYSNSQSFQEGTCPTPAKNLQLPLVSRSASSDVRRPLEDEFKAEADKFLRQQSDSAAEFDPSSSSQPLEDKSATVDRLECLSPPYFSPMRMLSPRREPAHPTADVAATSLDVAEGNEHLPESVFNSFLPKPSTPVHRPDPQEPCFDIAAPPTPAPAALPTLDIDDISEPLHSEPNLVLSDLPSVTEKQEQEEEEDEEEEEEEEDDEEEGDIDERTDGDHCDVEEPEQARDLCSLSPHVEDPLRKSWPAESPERQEPEVHQLSPPHSAPNHEENCFNHNMVWNPDVDLKSPGREIEAAVSKITSPYSHSDNDMQPLPVDPSVTSPYATWNRWPKEAAVDFDEQKEAVADIPSPERLDTVMDGEPNYLNTSLSSNRLESFFQDCSKPIIEDGHQMDAESSCVEPDSRPSTRSFSDTPDSHIVPAVGPEPVVPWADPFPADTDELDDLGPFSLPDLPLPDKSEEAEPRDSELADHNKIVPSHIRHSITDSDDPDIMEVDLPSLSKTPCPANDLSLGESAVPSPHKTFQQELEPEPQSVPTNSSLSLNQQQHSILERQLAYGGPHESDPNMLYSPVKPDACQQHHIQIHSLTESLQLPLDSVSAVKPEVRQGEMPEIVAESASCSPHPQLTVPVTLSSTAEPPDTQEPTSKLMPVTPATVPTTVDVHKKVEDIPQRITRNRAKNNPSAVPPTSTIITSSAAATPVTTSPVVSINPIPTRTPTPTSVSSFSALKKDKDSGLSVSSAASNSSPAASVTSSVTPAAVVPSKTPKGRPLPVDEEDSQTQHPRKRKFPRSAGQQVQVQLVNTAMQQTREMIQQTLAVVVNAIKLDDIEPYHSDRSNPYFEYLQIRKKIEEKRKILCYITPQAPQCYAEYVTYTGSYLLDGKPLSKLHIPVIAPPPSLSEPLKELFRQQEAVRGKLRLQHSIEREKLIVSCEQEVLRVHCRAARTIANQAVPFSACTMLLDSEVYNMPSETQGDENKSVRDRFNARQFISWIQDVDDKYDRMKTCLLMRQQHEAAALNAVQRMEWQLKVQELDPAGHKSLCVNEVPSFYVPMVDVNDDFVLLPA; encoded by the exons ATGCCCAAAGGTGGGGGTTCTAAAACCCCCCAGCTGGACCACTTCCCACTCAACACCGACATGGTGGAAAAGCAGGGGGGGAAAAAG GATAAAGTGTTGTCAAATAAGACTCCTAAATTGGATCGGAGCGATGGCGTCAAAGAGATGAAAGAGAAGGCCTCTAAAAGGAAGCTGCCCTTCACTGCTGGAGCAAATGGAGACCAGAAAGATTCAGACTCAG agaaaccaggtCCAGAGAGGAAGCGCATTAAGAAGGAGCCCACTAACACCCGGAAGGCGGGCTTGCCGTTTGGAATGGGGATGCCAGGGATCCGGGCCGGGTACCCCCTCTCTGAGCGGCAGCAGGTGGCCTTGCTCATGCAAATGACAGCTGAAGAGTCCATCAACAGTCCAG ACACAACACCAAAGCATCAGTCACAGTCCGGTCTGGGTCAGAAGGGAACGCCAAACTCTGCATCTAAAACCAAAGACAAAGTGAATAAACGGAACGAGAGAGGAGAGACCCGACTGCACAGAGCAGCGATCCGCGGAGAGGTACGCCGCATCAAGGAGCTCATCAGTGAGGGAGCTGATGTGAATGTAAAAGACTTTGCAG GCTGGACTGCACTGCACGAGGCATGCAACAGGGGGTATTATGATGTGGCCAAGCAGCTGCTGGCAGCGGGAGCAGAGGTCAACACCAAGGGTCTGGATGATGACACCCCTCTACACGATGCTTCCAACAATGGACATTTCaag gTTGTCAAGCTACTTTTACGGTATGGAGGGGACCCACGTCAAAGCAACAGGAGGGGTGAAACGCCACTGAAGGTTGCCAACTCCCAAACAATGTTGAACCTGTTGCTCGGGAAAGGCACTTACACCTCAAGTGAAGAAAGTTCATCAG AATCTTCAGAGGAGGAAGATGCGCCCTCGTTTGCGCCGTCCAGCTCTGTCGATGGCAATAACACGGACTCTGAGTTTGAGAAGGGCCTGAAGTTAAAAGGGAAAACCGCAGACCCTCCTAAATCTGCCGTCACGCCCGTCAAAGATGAATACGAATTCGAtgaggatgatgaggaggagcGCGTCCCTCCTGTAGACGATAAACATCTCTTGAAAAAAGACTTCAGAAAGGAATCCATAGTTAAGACCAACAGCTTCATCTCTATACCCAAGGTGGAGGTTAAAACATATTCCAAAAGCAACTCGCTCACACCAAAGAAAACCGTCAGGAGGATCATCTCTGACAGTAACAGTTCAGACGAGGATGATAGGACGTGTTTCACACCAGCGCCCACGCCGCGGCAACAAGCCCAGCAAACAAATGCCAAGACTAGAGACTCTGGCAGCCTGAGCTCgaaacaacaaaaagacaagaATAAAGTCAAAAAGAAACGAAAGAAGGAGAGTAAAAACAACGTCAGTAAAGAAGTCAGATTTGGTAAAGTCAATGACAAATTCTGCACATCTGACTCTGATTGTGGTGATATGGAGAGTGAGGACGACAAAGGCTCAAATAGTATAAAGGACTCCTCTACGATGAACCTTAAAGAATCCCCCGGCTTTAACGCATCCTCCTCGTCTTCCCACGGAAACTTGAACTCTCAGAAACAAGCGCCGTCGTTGGCAGAACAGCATCCAAAGCAGTGGAGGACAGATGGCTGGAAGACGGTGTCCTCTCCTACATGGTCAGATGTCAGTTCGCTTTCAGATTCAGTCAGAACACGACTTTCCAGCGAGTCCGACTACTCCTCTGCTGACTCCAGTGTGGAGTCAATAAAACAAGTGAAGAGGAAAGCGCaggagagcaaaaagaaaaacaacaacgtgCACAGCAACACCGTAGACAAGAAAAACTCTGACCTTTATAAAAACTCCATTGCAGAGAGTGCCGCCTCCAAAACTGACGTAGATGGTAAAGTCCTGAAAAAGCATAAAGCGAAGCACAAGCATAAAAATAAGGAAAAGGACAAAGCTCCTAGTTTAGTGCTGAATCAAGATATGAATGAGAAATTTGTCAAGAGCTTCTCTTTTGACTTTGATGATTCAAGGCAGAAGTCCTTAATTGTCGAGTCTGAATCGACACCTGAGAGCAAAGTCAAATTATCCAAACACGAGAAGGAGCATTCTAAAAAGGAGGACCGGCTTCTGAAAACAAAGTCTGAGGATAAGGACTGGTCTTCTGGAAAAGACTCGCAAAGATCGGcgaaagaggagaaaaacaagaaaacaaaggaCTTTACCAAGGACAAGACCAAtaaggaggagagggagaagcCTGTCAAATCTGACAAGGAGAGAAATttcaaggagaaggagaaaccCAAGGAGGAGAAACAGAAGGCTcacaaagaggagaaaaagaaaaagtccaaGGAGAAGTCCTCCTCAAAGGCTGACAGGAAAAGTGagcagaaagaggaaaaacatcTAAAAGTGGACAAGGAGAAAAACAtcaaggaggagaaggagaaatgtaaaaaagacaaaatcctGAAGGAGGAGTCCGAGAACGATGGCTACGACATTAACAACCGGTTCCTCAACCCGGAGGACACGAAGCTGAGTGCATCAGATGACCATCATGACAACTGGGGCTCTGAGATGTCCTCTGATTCCTCCCTCTATGGAGATGACAGCTGGGACGCTCCTGTCAAAGAGGTCAAAGAAGTCAAGGAATATAAGTCCAACAACACCGTTAAGCTCATCGTTGAGACTGTTAAGGAGGAGACGAGGAGGAAAGACAACAAAGTCAAGGACAAGAAATCGGATCACAGTGATAAAAGATCTGAGAAAGAAGCTACTTCTAAGAAGAAGGACAAAGACTCCTCGGAAAAGACCAACGAAAAGAAGAAAGACTGGtcggaaaaacaaaaactaaattcTGGCCACTCGGTTGACAAAGAAAAGAAGCGGAAAGAGTCCACGGACATAgtcaaagacaaaaaagacaaGGATTCCCTGGACAACAGCAGAGATCGTAAAGACCCGTATGACTTTATCAAGGACAGAAAAGACCTAAAAATCAAGCAGGAATCTATAGCAGATGAATATGGCAGCGACACCTTCTTTAAAGACGTTGATGGTTTTGGTAAATCTTGTGATATCAGAGAGCGAAACCACTCTGGAAAGGAGAAGGAAAAGAAGAGTGAGGGAATGGAGAAGCGAGAAAAGACTAAAGCTGACAagcacaaagagaaaacaaaagacaggGGAGTTGATCAGGAGAAAGACAAGAGTGAGCGAAGCTCCACCGAAAAAACTGTCAAGGGAAAAGATGCAGACCGGGGCACCAAAGACAAGAAGGAGGGAGCCAAAGACAAACACAAAGACTCTCACGGCAAAGACAAAGATCGAAAGATGTCTTCAGAACAGACGAAGGACAAGAAAGAGAAGGCCTCTCTCGACAAACATGCGGATAGAGAGAGGGATTTCTTGGAAGtaaagaaagaggagagaaagactgAGAAAATCCGGGAGAAACCTTTTTACGAGATAGACGACATATTCACTGATgagagtgatgatgatgatgatggggaTGGCTACAATAGAGGGGTTGTACTTGGGTCAGACTCCATCAGAAAAGAGTCGACACCTGATAGGGATGAGCTGGATCATTTCCCCTcggaaaaaataagaaaatcctCTGCAGAGGCGAAACATAACACAGACAAGGCAAAGGAAcacaaggagaagaagaaagataAGGCCATATTCGACACTGGTAAAGAGAGGAAAGGCTCCCTGGAGAAacacaacaaagacaaaaaggatTCAGTCGATGTAAAacataaggaaaggaaagataggATGTCATTGGACTCCaatcaagaaaagaaaaacaagcagaAGCTGATGGACAAAAGGGACACGAGTGAAGAGAAGACAAAGAGCAAATATAAAGACAAGCAGGACCACTCGAAGGAAAGGAAGCTCTCGAAAGGCAGTGGTGAGAATGAGAAGTCCCTCTTAGAAAAACTAGAAGAGGAAGCTATGAACGACTACAAGGATGACTCCAATGATAAGAACAGTGAAATATCCTCAGATAGTTTCACCGATAGAGGTCACGAGCCAGTCCTCACTAGTTACTATGAGCCCATCAGCCTGACTGATATCTCTGAGGCCAGGAGAGACTCCCTGTCCATATCTACTCCACAGGATAAGttcagagaaaaagagaggcaTCGGCATTCCTCGTCCTCATCATCCAAAAAGAGCCATGacaaggagaaagaaaaagtaaaaaaggacaaaggagacaagCGTGACAAAACTGGGGAGATCAGAGAGTCCTACAGCCGTAGAGAGAGCCTGCCGTTCGAGAAGGAGCCCATGCCTCTCGAGGCAGACCCTTACACATTCCCATTCGGGGGTAAGGGAGACGGCGAGGACGACTTTGACAAAACATTGGAATTTGAAAAAGAGATGTCCAAAAAGGACAAAGAGAAAGCAACTGGCATCATCAGTGACAGGATgaaggacaaaaagaaaaaggagaaacacAAGGAAAAATTGAAGGAGGAGAAGAATAAATACATTGATGGCTTTGGGGCATTTAAACACTCCAAAGAGGATGTGAAGTTGGGGTTGAAAGATAGTCCCCAGGTCACTGTTCTGAAAGACCGGTCAAAAGAACAAAGCcctaaatttgatttgaaaaaagaCCGAAATCGGGACACGCTGGACAAAGACAACAGAGTAGATCACAGTAAATCCAAGGCCAAGGACGAAAATGAAAAGCTCACTCAGGCCAAAGACACGGTGCGGAAAGACAACCGTCCACGTGAAAAACTGCTGGTGGATGATGAAAATCAAATGACAAGTTTTGGTCAGATGTTGAGTCTCAGAGATCAGGAGATTGGAGCACGCctcaagaaacaaaaagaaaaaatgaagcaGATGGAGAAACTGAGACCCAAGTCAGGGGACCTTAAGCTCAAAGACAAAGCCAGGTCCACAGAGGAAGTACGGAAAAACCGCAGTGAGCTGTCATCAAAGAAATCCAACAGCATGGAGGCTGGCCTAAAAGAGAAGAAACTGAAGGATGTGGGTCTCCCAGCTCAAATGATGTCTCCAGGGAGGAAGTTCCAGCCTACTGACAGTCAGAATTCAAAGGATTGGCTGGCTGGCCCCCAAATGAAGGAGAATCTCCCCGCTTCTCCCAGGCCGGATCAAAACAGGCCAACTGGTGTTCCCACACCAACATCTGTTATCTCCTGCCCCAGCTTTGAGGAAGTTATGCAGACTCCACGCACCCCATCCTGCAGTCCAGAGGATTACCATGATATTATGCTGGATGGGCTGGACTGCCAAAACTCCTCAGCCATGACCATGTCCATGAATGCCTGCTCCCCATCCTTCTTTGAAAG GTACTCCAACTCTCAGAGTTTCCAGGAAGGCACCTGTCCTACACCTGCGAAGAACCTCCAGCTGCCGCTTGTCAGCCGTTCGGCATCATCTGATGTCCGCAGACCTCTGGAGGACGAGTTCAAAGCGGAGGCTGACAAGTTTCTTCGGCAGCAGAGTGATTCGGCCGCCGAATTTGACCCGTCCTCTTCCTCTCAACCCCTGGAGGACAAATCGGCGACAGTGGATAGGTTGGAGTGCTTGTCACCACCCTATTTCTCCCCAATGAGAATGTTGTCTCCTCGCCGGGAGCCGGCACATCCAACGGCAGATGTGGCAGCAACATCTCTCGATGTCGCCGAGGGTAACGAACACcttcctgagagtgtgttcaACAGTTTCTTGCCAAAACCTTCGACACCGGTTCACAGACCAGATCCCCAGGAACCGTGCTTTGACATCGCAGCACCACCAACACCAGCTCCTGCTGCTTTGCCAACCCTGGATATCGATGACATCTCTGAGCCTCTCCACAGTGAGCCAAATCTGGTCCTCTCAGATCTCCCTTCTGTCACAGAAAAACAGGagcaggaagaagaggaggatgaagaagaagaggaggaggaggaggacgatgaGGAAGAAGGCGATATAGATGAGAGAACTGATGGAGACCACTGTGATGTAGAAGAGCCAGAACAAGCAAGAGATCTGTGTTCTTTGTCCCCTCACGTTGAGGACCCCCTGAGGAAGAGCTGGCCTGCAGAGTCCCCCGAGCGGCAAGAGCCAGAGGTCCATCAGCTGTCCCCGCCACACTCTGCACCAAACCATGAAGAGAACTGTTTCAATCACAACATGGTTTGGAATCCTGATGTGGACCTCAAATCGCCCGGCAGGGAGATTGAGGCTGCCGTCTCTAAAATAACCAGCCCGTACTCCCATTCTGACAACGACATGCAACCCCTGCCTGTAGATCCCTCTGTCACCTCCCCGTATGCTACCTGGAATAGGTGGCCAAAAGAGGCTGCGGTCGACTTTGATGAACAGAAGGAGGCTGTGGCTGACATCCCCTCTCCAGAGAGGCTCGACACAGTTATGGATGGGGAACCCAACTATTTAAACACCTCACTGTCCTCCAACAGGCTGGAGTCCTTCTTCCAGGACTGCAGCAAGCCTATCATAGAGGATGGGCACCAGATGGATGCAGAGTCTTCCTGTGTTGAACCAGACAGCAGACCAAGCACACGCAGCTTCAGCGATACCCCTGATAGTCACATAGTCCCAGCCGTGGGCCCTGAGCCTGTGGTGCCTTGGGCGGATCCGTTTCCTGCTGATACGGATGAACTGGACGACCTGGGACCGTTCTCTTTGCCTGACCTACCGCTGCCTGACAAGTCAGAGGAAGCCGAGCCACGAGACTCTGAGCTAGCTGACCACAACAAGATTGTGCCGTCCCACATTAGACACAGCATCACAGACAGCGATGACCCGGACATAATGGAGGTAGACCTACCCAGCCTGTCCAAGACTCCGTGCCCTGCTAATGACCTCAGTTTAGGAGAATCAGCTGTACCGTCACCACATAAGACCTTCCAGCAAGAGTTGGAGCCCGAGCCTCAGAGTGTGCCCACCAACAGCTCTCTGTCTCTTAACCAACAACAGCACAGCATTTTAGAAAGACAACTAGCATATGGAGGACCTCATGAGTCCGATCCCAATATGCTGTATTCACCTGTAAAACCAGATGCTTGTCAGCAACATCACATCCAGATTCATTCTCTCACCGAGTCATTGCAGTTACCCCTGGATTCAGTGTCTGCTGTGAAGCCAGAGGTGAGGCAGGGAGAGATGCCTGAGATTGTAGCAGAATCTGCGTCATGCAGTCCTCATCCTCAGCTCACTGTGCCAGTCACCCTTTCCAGCACAGCGGAACCACCAGACACTCAGGAGCCCACATCCAAGCTAATGCCGGTTACCCCGGCCACTGTGCCCACCACTGTAGATGTCCACAAGAAGGTGGAGGACATCCCTCAAAGAATAACCCGCAATCGCGCCAAGAACAATCCCTCTGCTGTCCCTCCTACCTCCACCATAATAACCTCATCTGCCGCTGCCACGCCTGTGACGACCAGCCCGGTGGTGAGCATTAATCCAATCCCTACAAGAACCCCGACACCCACCTCAGTCTCTTCCTTCTCAGCCTTGAAGAAAGATAAAGATTCTGGGCTGAGCGTTTCCTCCGCTGCATCCAATTCATCCCCAGCAGCATCTGTAACTTCTTCTGTGACACCTGCAGCTGTGGTTCCCAGCAAAACACCGAAAGGTCGTCCCCTCCCAGTGGACGAAGAGGACTCTCAGACTCAGCACCCCCGGAAGAGGAAATTTCCACGTTCTGCCGGGCAGCAAGTCCAGGTGCAGCTAGTAAACACGGCTATGCAGCAGACCAGAGAAATGATTCAACAGACTTTAGCCGTTGTAGTCAATGCCATCAAGCTGGATGACATTGAGCCCTACCACAGCGACCGGTCCAACCCTTACTTTGAGTACCTGCAGATCAGGAAGAAGATCGAGGAGAAGAGGAAGATTCTGTGCTACATCACCCCTCAGGCCCCACAGTGTTACGCTGAGTATGTGACCTACACTGGTTCTTACCTGCTGGATGGCAAGCCCCTCAGCAAGCTTCACATCCCTGTG ATCGCCCCACCTCCATCGCTGTCAGAACCTTTGAAGGAGCTCTTCCGGCAACAGGAGGCAGTAAGAGGGAAGCTCAGGCTGCAGCACAGCATAGAGCGG GAGAAACTCATTGTTTCATGCGAGCAGGAGGTCTTAAGGGTCCATTGCAGAGCAGCAAGAACAATAGCCAATCAGGCTGTGCCATTCAGTGCCTGCACCATGCTGTTGGACTCTGAGGTGTACAACATGCCATCTGAGACCCAG GGTGATGAGAACAAATCCGTGAGAGATCGCTTCAACGCACGCCAGTTCATTTCCTGGATACAGGACGTGGACGATAAATACGACCGCATGAAG ACATGTTTGTTGATGCGGCAGCAGCACGAGGCAGCCGCCCTCAATGCAGTGCAGAGGATGGAGTGGCAGCTGAAGGTGCAGGAGCTGGACCCGGCGGGGCACAAGTCCCTCTGCGTCAACGAAGTGCCGTCCTTCTACGTGCCCATGGTCGACGTCAACGACGACTTTGTCCTGCTGCCTGCGTGA